Proteins co-encoded in one Methylobacterium sp. WL1 genomic window:
- a CDS encoding TonB-dependent siderophore receptor: protein MVIGLSGVAALVLAIPTPTSAAIDHAARDGTAIGARITRIAAIVADADADETLDFAIAAQPLDEALAAYGAISGVQLIYDSHATRRLRATPITGRYDRVEALRRLLAGTGLVPQFTAQRSATLVGIVAEVEPAGIQDGGVVLDALEVTSETAVGPTHGYVARGSTTATKTGTSLLETPQAVNVIGRKEIEDRQAQSVSQALLYTPGVLTQYGTDVRYDWLYVRGFVPGRYLDGLRLPFGARGYSQPRIESYGLERIELLKGPASGLYGQNSPGGLLNLVSKRPSAVPVREIQLQTGSFGRAQAAFDLSGPIDPDGRILYRLTGLARTTGTQVDDLEEDRVFIAPSVTFRPDSDTSLTILSQYLHIDSPGGGAPQGLPTLGTLYTNPRGRIPTSRFIGEPNYDRFKLDQGFIGYTFEHRSNDVWTVRQNLRFAHVEADTQRVQAIGLGADGRTLSRYAWAFPEHSNLFNVDNQAEARFSTGPFDHTLLLGADYLREDARYDESQLRVVPSVNIFAPVYAGTVTRPPLGTRITQGRNQVGLYTQDEIRFGGFSLTLSGRQDWADAVTRTRTAATGALARVKQDDAAFTGRVGLSYLFDGGFAPYVSYATSFQPTSGTNRHGSPFAPTTGDQIEGGIKVQPTGTNLLLTGAVFDLRQQNVLTPDAIDFRFNTQAGAARVRGLELEAKASLTDSLDLVASYAAMTSRFTKANADATGASIVGNELPFVPRHQASVWLDYTIRTGDWAGLGLGAGVRYIGVSVGDNANLYRTPVVTLVDAALRYDFGYRYPALKGIDLALNATNLFDKTYVTTCIAATGCFYGNRQTILATLRYRW, encoded by the coding sequence ATGGTCATCGGATTGAGTGGTGTCGCGGCGTTGGTGCTCGCCATTCCGACGCCGACCTCGGCAGCCATCGACCATGCGGCGCGGGACGGGACGGCCATCGGCGCGCGGATCACCCGCATTGCCGCAATCGTCGCGGACGCGGACGCGGACGAGACCCTGGATTTCGCCATCGCGGCTCAGCCCCTGGACGAGGCCCTGGCGGCCTACGGAGCGATCAGCGGCGTCCAGTTGATCTACGACAGTCACGCGACTCGCCGGCTCCGCGCGACACCGATCACCGGACGCTACGACCGGGTGGAAGCGCTCCGCCGATTGCTCGCGGGTACGGGGCTGGTGCCGCAATTCACGGCGCAGCGCTCGGCGACCCTCGTGGGCATCGTCGCCGAGGTCGAGCCCGCCGGCATCCAGGACGGCGGCGTCGTCTTGGATGCGCTGGAGGTGACCAGCGAAACCGCCGTCGGACCCACACATGGCTACGTCGCCCGCGGCAGCACGACCGCGACCAAGACCGGCACGTCGCTTCTCGAAACGCCCCAGGCGGTCAACGTCATCGGCCGAAAGGAGATCGAGGATCGGCAGGCGCAGAGCGTCAGCCAAGCGCTTCTCTACACGCCGGGGGTTCTCACCCAGTACGGCACGGACGTGCGCTACGATTGGCTCTACGTCCGCGGCTTCGTGCCCGGGCGCTACCTCGACGGGTTGCGCCTGCCGTTCGGTGCTCGCGGATACTCGCAGCCGCGCATCGAATCCTACGGCCTGGAGCGCATCGAATTGCTGAAGGGCCCGGCCTCGGGGCTCTACGGGCAGAACTCGCCGGGCGGTCTGCTCAACCTCGTCAGCAAGCGGCCGAGCGCGGTTCCCGTGCGTGAGATCCAGCTCCAGACCGGCAGCTTCGGACGCGCACAGGCCGCATTCGATCTGTCGGGTCCGATCGATCCGGACGGCAGAATCCTGTACCGGCTCACCGGCCTCGCGCGCACCACCGGCACCCAGGTCGACGATCTGGAGGAGGATCGGGTCTTCATCGCACCGAGCGTCACGTTCCGGCCGGATTCCGACACGTCGCTCACGATTCTCTCGCAATACCTGCACATCGATTCGCCCGGAGGCGGCGCGCCACAAGGCCTGCCGACGCTCGGCACCCTGTACACGAACCCGCGCGGGCGCATTCCGACCAGCCGGTTCATCGGTGAGCCGAACTACGATCGCTTCAAGCTCGACCAGGGCTTCATCGGCTACACCTTCGAACATCGGTCCAACGACGTCTGGACCGTGCGCCAGAACCTGCGCTTCGCCCATGTCGAAGCCGACACCCAGCGGGTTCAGGCCATCGGGCTCGGGGCCGACGGCCGCACGCTCTCCCGCTACGCCTGGGCCTTCCCAGAGCACTCGAACCTGTTCAACGTCGACAATCAGGCGGAGGCGCGCTTCTCCACCGGGCCCTTCGACCATACCCTGCTCCTCGGCGCCGATTACCTGCGCGAAGATGCGCGCTACGACGAATCGCAATTGCGGGTCGTCCCCTCGGTCAACATCTTCGCGCCGGTCTACGCGGGTACGGTCACCCGGCCGCCGCTGGGCACGCGGATCACGCAAGGCCGCAACCAAGTCGGCCTCTACACGCAGGACGAGATCCGCTTCGGCGGCTTCAGCCTCACGCTGAGCGGGCGGCAGGACTGGGCCGACGCCGTCACCCGCACCCGGACGGCAGCGACCGGTGCATTGGCGCGGGTGAAGCAGGACGATGCCGCCTTCACCGGTCGGGTCGGACTGAGCTATCTCTTCGACGGCGGCTTCGCCCCCTATGTGAGCTACGCGACCTCGTTCCAGCCGACCTCCGGCACGAACCGGCACGGCTCACCGTTCGCGCCCACCACCGGGGATCAGATCGAGGGCGGCATCAAGGTGCAGCCGACAGGAACGAACCTCCTGCTGACCGGGGCGGTCTTCGACCTGAGGCAGCAGAACGTGCTGACGCCGGATGCCATCGACTTCCGCTTCAATACCCAGGCCGGCGCGGCACGGGTCCGCGGGCTGGAACTCGAGGCCAAGGCGAGCCTGACCGACAGTCTCGACCTCGTCGCCTCCTATGCGGCCATGACCAGTCGATTCACCAAGGCGAACGCCGATGCGACGGGAGCCAGCATCGTCGGGAACGAACTGCCGTTCGTTCCGCGCCATCAGGCGTCCGTCTGGCTCGACTATACGATCCGGACGGGCGACTGGGCGGGCCTCGGCCTGGGAGCGGGCGTTCGCTACATCGGTGTTTCGGTGGGCGACAACGCCAATCTCTATCGGACACCGGTCGTCACGCTCGTCGACGCGGCCTTGCGGTATGATTTCGGGTATCGCTACCCCGCCCTGAAGGGCATCGATCTCGCGCTCAACGCGACGAATCTCTTCGACAAAACCTACGTGACGACGTGCATCGCTGCCACCGGGTGTTTCTACGGTAATAGGCAGACGATCCTCGCGACGCTGCGCTATCGTTGGTGA